A genomic region of Candidatus Methylacidiphilales bacterium contains the following coding sequences:
- a CDS encoding LacI family DNA-binding transcriptional regulator, translated as MKVEKNKSKGDHAGPPTYRDLARKAGVSVAAVSMALRNRPGVSEKTRARILQLAKDENYRVNPLVTALMVETRQRRKNGVRAIMGILSHGPLDSPESYREHYGKSEYLRGATAAASEHGYALEQFDWKDLHADMRSFQRALYTRRMVGLLIHLSEPPPAWFKPEWENYAVASVGNVIHLPELDAATHDHFSGLQMALRHVHAMGHRRVTLVLDKEAQRLQEYRYLSAYTGAPSFLPKLARIPPLLADKITPEQVLEHVRENKTTVVICADHLVYHWLEKGGYRIPKDISFIHLDRDYRWNHIAGIEQNSFDTGSAAVELVVSRINRNQYGIPQVPHVTMIEGRWVDGPSIRPLGDA; from the coding sequence ATGAAAGTAGAAAAAAACAAGTCGAAAGGCGACCACGCCGGTCCCCCCACCTACCGGGATTTGGCCCGCAAGGCCGGGGTCAGTGTTGCTGCCGTGAGCATGGCTCTCCGCAACCGACCCGGCGTCTCGGAGAAAACGCGTGCGCGCATTCTCCAGTTGGCCAAAGACGAAAACTACCGCGTCAACCCCCTTGTCACTGCCCTCATGGTCGAAACACGACAACGTCGCAAAAACGGGGTCAGAGCCATCATGGGAATCCTCAGTCACGGACCTCTCGACTCACCGGAAAGCTATCGCGAACACTACGGCAAATCGGAATACCTCCGTGGTGCCACGGCCGCGGCCTCAGAACACGGCTACGCCCTGGAACAATTCGATTGGAAAGATTTGCACGCCGACATGCGCTCATTCCAGAGGGCTTTGTATACGCGACGGATGGTCGGACTGCTGATCCATTTGAGCGAACCACCCCCCGCCTGGTTCAAACCGGAATGGGAAAACTACGCGGTGGCCTCGGTGGGCAACGTCATCCATCTGCCCGAGCTTGATGCCGCGACCCATGATCACTTCAGCGGCCTGCAAATGGCCCTGCGTCATGTTCATGCGATGGGCCACCGCAGGGTCACGCTCGTTTTGGATAAAGAAGCCCAGCGCCTGCAGGAATACCGTTACCTTTCGGCCTACACCGGAGCCCCGAGTTTCCTCCCCAAACTGGCCAGAATTCCTCCACTGCTTGCGGACAAGATCACCCCGGAGCAGGTGTTGGAACATGTGCGAGAAAACAAAACCACTGTGGTCATCTGTGCTGACCATTTGGTGTACCATTGGCTGGAGAAAGGCGGCTACCGCATTCCCAAAGATATCTCCTTCATTCACCTCGACCGTGACTACCGCTGGAACCACATCGCCGGAATAGAGCAGAACAGTTTTGACACCGGCTCGGCTGCGGTGGAATTGGTGGTCAGCCGGATCAACCGCAACCAATACGGCATTCCGCAGGTGCCCCACGTGACCATGATCGAGGGCCGTTGGGTGGATGGGCCAAGTATCCGTCCCCTCGGTGACGCTTGA
- a CDS encoding prepilin-type N-terminal cleavage/methylation domain-containing protein: MRKRALGFTLIELMVAVVVFVVLGMIIAQVTALTGSAIRESNRRMDAVNQARVALDRFTLDLLQMSRDPRSLYQVDKLPGNDGLSFYAEVPAYSGRRRVSFVNYRVQTDAATSRLRLERGLTGTDWEATGGSKPLNVSSVETVGANDFGILGESVFRVEYAFVMKADGSLVASPGPNFAQVGAMIVTVAAMDPESAKLVTPAQWNSLVAALTDAVDGQFPLKAWTDQVGTAGFLALAAKNATASVRIFQRSIVLNP; the protein is encoded by the coding sequence ATGAGAAAACGCGCGCTTGGCTTTACCCTGATCGAGCTGATGGTGGCGGTCGTTGTTTTTGTTGTCCTTGGCATGATCATCGCCCAGGTGACCGCACTGACCGGCAGTGCCATCCGGGAGAGCAACCGACGCATGGACGCCGTCAACCAGGCCCGTGTCGCCCTTGATCGCTTCACCCTTGATCTGCTCCAGATGAGCCGCGACCCGCGCAGTCTTTACCAAGTTGACAAACTGCCGGGAAATGACGGGCTTTCATTTTATGCCGAAGTGCCGGCTTACTCCGGACGTCGACGGGTTTCGTTTGTCAATTACCGGGTCCAAACCGATGCCGCCACTTCACGCTTACGACTCGAGAGGGGCTTGACGGGAACGGATTGGGAAGCCACTGGCGGCAGCAAACCCCTCAATGTCTCCTCTGTGGAAACAGTTGGGGCCAATGACTTCGGTATTCTCGGCGAGAGCGTGTTCCGGGTCGAGTACGCCTTTGTCATGAAGGCGGATGGGTCGCTGGTGGCTTCACCCGGACCGAACTTCGCCCAAGTGGGCGCCATGATTGTGACCGTGGCGGCGATGGATCCGGAAAGTGCCAAGCTGGTCACTCCGGCCCAGTGGAATTCCCTTGTCGCCGCACTGACGGACGCTGTGGACGGCCAGTTTCCTCTCAAGGCCTGGACCGACCAGGTGGGAACCGCGGGATTTCTCGCCTTGGCGGCGAAAAACGCCACCGCTTCCGTCCGGATCTTTCAACGCAGCATTGTTCTCAATCCATGA
- a CDS encoding prepilin-type N-terminal cleavage/methylation domain-containing protein has protein sequence MHTIYVHKPIRLTSPSGFSLVELLAVLAVISVLSALSVMGLSSLYPAGKFTRSLSDLNGIIEQAKITATSQNTYVWLGLLDDGGKDGIYVSVVSSLSGENDLTASNLRPVIRPTLLSQVGLENDVARNNSLANSIDPSLLEQLTTNTNGTFSTKFAGQTKTFTLVLRFTPQGEVSCQPNTSSRWIEIGLKNLQGTSPNVASLQVSGLGGNVRLVRP, from the coding sequence ATGCATACAATATATGTACATAAACCGATACGGCTGACCTCCCCAAGTGGGTTCAGCTTGGTGGAATTGCTCGCGGTTTTGGCTGTGATATCCGTGCTTTCCGCACTCTCGGTCATGGGGTTGAGCTCGCTCTACCCGGCAGGCAAATTCACGCGGTCCCTTTCCGACCTCAACGGCATCATTGAGCAGGCCAAAATCACCGCCACGTCCCAGAACACCTATGTCTGGCTGGGCTTGCTCGATGATGGCGGCAAAGACGGGATCTATGTTTCGGTGGTATCCTCGCTCAGTGGTGAAAACGATCTGACCGCTTCCAATCTGCGCCCGGTCATCCGCCCGACCCTGCTCTCGCAAGTGGGCCTGGAAAATGACGTGGCCCGGAACAACTCCCTGGCCAACTCGATTGATCCGAGCCTTCTCGAACAATTGACAACCAATACCAACGGCACGTTCAGCACCAAGTTCGCCGGGCAAACCAAGACCTTCACCCTGGTCCTGCGGTTCACGCCCCAGGGGGAAGTCAGTTGTCAGCCCAACACGTCCTCGCGTTGGATTGAAATCGGCTTGAAAAATCTTCAGGGCACATCCCCGAACGTGGCTTCCTTGCAGGTCAGCGGACTCGGAGGAAATGTGCGATTGGTTCGGCCCTGA
- a CDS encoding glycoside hydrolase family 2 TIM barrel-domain containing protein → MTPEEVPDVVRLPTAMPPKPDWCRDVSHQLYLLPRDIRSEKDLEGRNGVDALSMAQVFDRAFLSAHNILIGETRAWMADLKIPEDAPQDRGLVLELDETRAIADATLLGNPVFFDRSLAARRWAGGEGVVFLPVSKPGQTVRLFFRAKHLTQLYPNGFGRLRLRTADLNETIRISQPTGGTVSVQNASPFPVRLKLQVSHEDFFGTPLAEMGENLEIGGGSALPLDLKIPKKPDLYKTRVQAVSAGQATFDYSQYYGREHIHHLEREGAFRLGEGWEYSVPKGPEKSPGTQPREGWKKVTLPHEVPIAEFKSNTVWYRKKFAIPEGWGPQRIFLLLPRVQYRAEFFIDGAPAGVKPNYELPGSIEITSHLKNAKEHELAIRVTNYTANLAPGLPVTAPGTASAPSRGLIAATSHLNQGNSYTGLDSIPEIFAAPALRTDWVAVDTRIDPSEIQGRFELVNQAGVARSVVLEPVVYDRGKKVLEFPSRTVVVSPAKTQVLEMRIPWEKPVMWNPEKPHLYELRTRLLDNTGSVLDERRDRFGFRQIGISGDHFTLNGARFNLYGTGHLMTNGNTWPVIPWSPRILRYNFKGENGFMQGLSGSRLADEQGIFIKNEMLEHNAHHGDRFAYQLPETWENLYKEMQAVYRVRPNEPSNFMWDVGNEVKFDGPGEGKKMESLFQRIRQMDPTRLVTVSGSVPHPPGFEIVDFHGFDSPRDRFLYFFFHPEQRPALFRNVGIYSQKPARETAPPWTVFEDKSFYQGLAHLGGRPFLLSESLYCLNPGAELNGLSTYHPLSWSSDWDRGNAHNYLNWATQRRNYLQFDRQAGVAGFLIHVDRAYTRAFSPLAAFPLDRKTRFYSGEKARMVYSLHNDMLEEKDVTVKWTVMNGPVVVATQQLEIRLKPAVYAPATVSLELPAEPGKDYALLTEMWASDGTAYFTDSQVLSVFDRAPIKLTGAARLEIFDPAGEMVEYLKKAMLDCVVRKNLDSLDPNRARGAFILIGPEALAGVAPDGLKKLRDMVNAGADVVVLAHRQLPKFLHFPITQTQASEYNRNTSVVAVVPDRFSSLTRDLQDDDFRFWTTRDADWMVQYNAIELPDRGNFRPHLLAGTQMLTESPLLEVREGAGRVLFCQLNIEGAIESDPMAHEMLSRILGWPGAESPLRDIRPTLVLAFPQSKGESMRARFGISGEVIQKPGDPLVLENYGVLVAPADDAETMAYLQKHESVLLPWLRQGNRLFLQGLGSEGEAWLSSLTGRTVKLEDFRMDRGYPSEKSRWMQGLSPSDFFWQGNLEEGARNITVSMKENSRALLGKKRLTGDGLTPLIDPAYAGVWEVGNGAVIVNLTNALGYPLPAPLRTLSMMLTNAGVSLGGKGAAQAATTRIPAERYFTLDLRAQANRPFADDPANTLRGWSGQGPDNDLRNMPLGAQTFKDIPFDIIDPAKNGGKSIIALSGTREIGVLPAEVKNIQVGRKVEELYFLHSASWGSPGFTYRVYYEDRKTWIPGMPDPFVDVLVKPEESITDWYSAGAVEAGKVFLPDAEVAWTTMTPESAKGNVKVGIYLMRWKNPKPDKSVDSIDILSPGKVGNGQPFVLGISGLKADP, encoded by the coding sequence ATGACACCGGAAGAGGTTCCGGATGTGGTGCGTTTGCCCACTGCCATGCCGCCCAAACCGGATTGGTGTCGTGATGTTTCTCACCAACTATATCTTCTGCCTCGGGACATCCGGAGCGAAAAGGATCTGGAAGGCAGGAATGGGGTGGATGCCCTGTCGATGGCCCAGGTTTTTGACCGGGCCTTTCTTTCGGCACACAACATCCTCATTGGTGAGACGCGGGCTTGGATGGCGGACCTGAAGATCCCCGAGGATGCCCCACAGGATCGGGGCTTGGTCTTGGAGTTGGATGAAACCCGTGCCATCGCAGACGCCACCCTGTTGGGCAATCCCGTTTTTTTTGACCGCTCCCTTGCCGCCCGTCGCTGGGCGGGGGGGGAGGGCGTGGTCTTTTTGCCCGTGAGCAAACCGGGCCAAACGGTCCGCTTGTTTTTTCGCGCCAAACATCTCACCCAACTTTACCCGAACGGGTTCGGACGGTTGCGTCTAAGGACGGCGGATTTGAATGAGACCATCCGTATTTCCCAACCCACCGGCGGTACGGTCAGTGTTCAGAACGCTTCCCCTTTTCCGGTGCGATTGAAGCTCCAAGTAAGCCATGAAGATTTTTTCGGAACCCCATTGGCTGAAATGGGTGAAAATTTGGAAATAGGGGGGGGAAGCGCGCTCCCGCTCGATTTGAAGATTCCTAAGAAACCGGATCTTTACAAAACGCGCGTCCAGGCCGTCAGCGCCGGACAGGCAACATTTGATTATTCCCAATACTACGGTCGGGAGCATATCCACCATCTTGAGCGGGAAGGGGCTTTCCGCCTCGGAGAGGGCTGGGAGTACTCCGTGCCCAAGGGACCGGAAAAATCTCCCGGCACCCAGCCCAGGGAAGGATGGAAAAAAGTCACCCTCCCGCATGAAGTGCCGATTGCCGAGTTCAAGTCCAACACGGTCTGGTATCGGAAGAAGTTCGCCATTCCGGAAGGATGGGGCCCGCAAAGGATTTTTCTGCTTCTCCCCCGCGTGCAATATCGGGCTGAGTTTTTCATCGATGGTGCCCCTGCTGGGGTTAAGCCAAACTACGAGCTGCCCGGTTCGATTGAGATAACGTCGCACTTAAAAAATGCCAAGGAGCACGAGCTGGCCATACGGGTCACCAATTACACGGCCAATTTGGCGCCGGGGCTTCCGGTGACCGCACCCGGTACCGCCTCCGCACCCTCCCGGGGCTTGATCGCGGCCACTTCACATCTCAATCAGGGAAATAGTTACACGGGATTGGACAGTATCCCGGAAATTTTTGCCGCACCTGCGCTGCGGACGGATTGGGTGGCGGTGGATACTCGCATAGACCCCAGCGAGATCCAGGGTCGCTTTGAATTGGTCAACCAGGCCGGGGTGGCCCGCAGTGTCGTTCTGGAACCAGTGGTTTATGACAGGGGCAAAAAAGTTCTGGAATTCCCCTCTCGAACCGTCGTGGTTTCGCCGGCGAAAACGCAGGTGCTCGAAATGAGGATCCCGTGGGAAAAGCCCGTCATGTGGAATCCGGAGAAACCGCATCTTTATGAGTTGAGGACGCGCCTGCTCGACAACACCGGTAGCGTGCTGGATGAGCGCCGGGACCGCTTCGGCTTCCGTCAGATCGGCATTTCCGGAGACCATTTCACCCTCAATGGTGCCCGTTTCAACCTTTACGGGACAGGCCACCTGATGACCAATGGCAACACTTGGCCGGTGATTCCCTGGTCGCCCCGTATCCTGCGCTACAACTTCAAGGGTGAAAATGGATTCATGCAGGGTCTGTCCGGAAGCCGTCTCGCGGATGAACAGGGAATCTTCATCAAAAATGAAATGTTGGAGCACAACGCCCATCATGGGGACCGCTTTGCCTATCAATTGCCTGAGACATGGGAAAACCTCTACAAGGAAATGCAGGCCGTCTACCGGGTGCGGCCGAACGAACCCTCCAACTTCATGTGGGATGTGGGCAACGAGGTAAAATTCGACGGTCCGGGGGAGGGAAAGAAAATGGAATCCCTCTTCCAGCGCATCCGCCAAATGGATCCCACCCGGCTGGTCACGGTGAGTGGATCTGTGCCCCATCCGCCGGGCTTTGAGATCGTCGACTTCCATGGCTTCGACAGCCCGAGGGACCGGTTTCTCTATTTTTTTTTCCACCCCGAGCAAAGGCCTGCCCTCTTTCGCAACGTTGGCATCTACTCCCAAAAACCCGCCAGGGAAACGGCACCACCCTGGACCGTTTTCGAGGACAAAAGCTTCTATCAGGGCCTGGCCCATTTGGGGGGGAGGCCTTTTCTCCTGTCCGAGTCTTTATACTGCCTCAATCCTGGTGCCGAACTGAACGGTTTGAGCACCTACCATCCCCTGTCCTGGTCATCTGACTGGGACCGGGGCAACGCCCACAACTACCTCAATTGGGCCACCCAGCGGCGGAACTATCTCCAATTCGACCGGCAGGCCGGCGTGGCCGGTTTCCTCATCCATGTTGACCGCGCATACACCAGGGCGTTCAGTCCCCTGGCGGCCTTCCCCCTCGACCGGAAGACACGTTTCTACTCCGGAGAAAAAGCCCGCATGGTCTATTCGTTGCACAACGACATGCTGGAAGAAAAAGATGTGACGGTGAAGTGGACGGTGATGAACGGGCCGGTCGTTGTGGCCACGCAGCAATTGGAAATCCGGCTCAAGCCGGCGGTCTATGCCCCCGCCACCGTGTCGTTGGAACTGCCGGCGGAACCGGGTAAAGACTATGCCTTGTTGACAGAAATGTGGGCCTCCGACGGAACGGCCTATTTCACGGACAGCCAGGTTCTTTCCGTCTTCGACCGCGCACCGATCAAGTTGACGGGGGCGGCGCGTTTGGAAATCTTTGATCCTGCCGGGGAAATGGTGGAGTACCTGAAAAAGGCAATGCTGGATTGCGTCGTCCGGAAAAACCTCGACAGCTTGGATCCGAATCGGGCCCGGGGCGCTTTTATTCTGATTGGGCCGGAGGCATTGGCGGGTGTCGCACCCGATGGGTTGAAAAAATTGCGCGACATGGTCAATGCCGGCGCCGATGTTGTGGTGCTGGCCCATCGTCAGCTCCCGAAGTTCCTCCATTTCCCGATCACCCAGACCCAGGCTTCCGAGTACAACCGCAACACCAGCGTGGTAGCGGTCGTTCCCGACCGTTTTTCTTCCCTCACGCGCGACTTGCAGGATGATGATTTCCGATTTTGGACCACTCGTGACGCTGACTGGATGGTGCAATACAATGCCATCGAATTGCCCGACCGCGGCAATTTCCGCCCCCATCTTCTGGCTGGCACCCAGATGCTCACGGAATCCCCGCTTTTGGAGGTGCGGGAAGGTGCGGGGCGTGTGTTGTTCTGTCAATTGAACATTGAGGGGGCGATTGAAAGTGACCCCATGGCGCATGAGATGTTGTCGCGCATCCTCGGCTGGCCCGGGGCGGAATCACCTCTTCGTGACATCCGTCCCACTCTCGTGCTGGCTTTTCCCCAATCCAAGGGGGAGAGCATGCGGGCCCGCTTTGGTATTTCCGGGGAGGTCATCCAAAAACCCGGGGATCCTTTGGTCCTGGAAAACTACGGAGTGCTGGTGGCTCCGGCGGATGATGCGGAGACCATGGCCTACCTTCAGAAGCACGAGTCCGTTCTTCTGCCCTGGCTGCGGCAGGGCAACCGCCTTTTCTTGCAAGGACTGGGTAGTGAGGGGGAAGCATGGTTGTCCTCCCTGACAGGCAGGACAGTGAAGTTGGAGGACTTTCGCATGGACCGCGGCTACCCTTCGGAAAAAAGTCGCTGGATGCAGGGATTGAGCCCGAGTGATTTTTTTTGGCAGGGGAACCTGGAAGAGGGGGCCCGAAATATCACCGTCTCCATGAAAGAAAACAGCCGCGCCCTTCTGGGTAAAAAGCGATTGACCGGGGACGGGCTGACACCGTTGATCGATCCCGCTTACGCAGGGGTTTGGGAAGTGGGCAACGGGGCGGTCATTGTCAATCTCACCAATGCCTTGGGATATCCCTTGCCTGCCCCGTTGCGCACCCTCTCGATGATGCTGACCAATGCCGGTGTTTCTCTTGGGGGCAAAGGGGCCGCGCAAGCGGCGACGACCAGAATCCCGGCCGAACGCTACTTCACCCTCGATTTGCGTGCCCAGGCCAACCGTCCATTCGCCGATGACCCCGCGAACACGCTGAGGGGTTGGTCGGGACAGGGCCCCGACAACGATTTGCGGAACATGCCCCTGGGTGCCCAAACCTTCAAGGATATCCCGTTCGACATCATCGACCCGGCAAAAAACGGAGGCAAATCGATCATCGCACTTTCCGGCACGCGTGAAATTGGCGTGCTCCCCGCAGAGGTGAAAAACATCCAGGTGGGAAGGAAGGTGGAAGAGTTGTACTTCCTCCACAGTGCCAGCTGGGGATCGCCGGGTTTCACCTATCGGGTTTATTATGAGGACCGAAAGACTTGGATTCCTGGCATGCCCGATCCTTTTGTCGATGTATTGGTCAAGCCAGAGGAATCGATTACTGATTGGTATTCGGCCGGAGCGGTTGAGGCGGGCAAAGTTTTCCTCCCTGACGCGGAGGTGGCCTGGACCACCATGACCCCCGAGTCCGCGAAGGGGAACGTGAAGGTGGGTATCTACCTCATGCGTTGGAAAAATCCAAAACCGGACAAAAGTGTCGATAGCATCGACATCCTCTCGCCGGGTAAAGTGGGGAATGGCCAGCCATTCGTCTTAGGCATCAGCGGTCTCAAAGCGGACCCCTGA